A genomic region of Terriglobales bacterium contains the following coding sequences:
- the dapF gene encoding diaminopimelate epimerase: ARLFNADGSEAEISGNGTRCVAARWVAEHGGERVRVRTGAGIRECRLARRAGSCFDFETAMGEPQVGERFSIQLAFGEVSGIPVSMGNPHFVVFVEQYGPGWQAEAAEMAKHHDFKYSINVEMVRPLDVHAVEARFFERGVGETLSSGTGSCASAVAAIAAGKAESPVEVRAPGGAQSVRWEKEVFLTGPAQLIGRGEFFI; this comes from the coding sequence GCCCGCCTCTTCAACGCCGACGGCTCCGAGGCCGAGATCTCCGGCAACGGCACCCGCTGCGTGGCCGCGCGCTGGGTGGCGGAGCACGGCGGCGAGCGCGTGCGCGTGCGCACCGGCGCCGGCATCCGCGAGTGCCGCCTCGCCCGCCGCGCCGGCAGCTGCTTCGACTTCGAGACCGCGATGGGCGAGCCCCAGGTGGGCGAGCGCTTCTCCATCCAGCTGGCCTTCGGCGAGGTCAGCGGCATCCCCGTCTCCATGGGCAACCCGCACTTCGTGGTCTTCGTCGAGCAGTACGGCCCGGGCTGGCAGGCGGAGGCGGCGGAGATGGCCAAGCATCACGACTTCAAGTACTCGATCAACGTGGAGATGGTGCGCCCGCTCGACGTCCACGCCGTCGAGGCCCGCTTCTTCGAGCGCGGCGTGGGCGAGACGCTCTCCTCCGGCACCGGCTCCTGCGCCTCGGCCGTGGCCGCCATCGCCGCCGGCAAGGCGGAGTCGCCGGTCGAGGTGCGCGCCCCCGGCGGCGCGCAGAGCGTCCGCTGGGAGAAAGAAGTATTCCTCACCGGCCCGGCACAACTCATCGGCCGCGGCGAGTTTTTCATTTAA
- a CDS encoding LD-carboxypeptidase — MAAAEKPRLKPPALRPGDTVGIIAPGSPIQRNLLDAGCLALWRLGYKPFYLDSIFDQDLYFAGKVRRRARELEEMFTREEVRAVLCARGGYGCNYLLPELDLDKIAAHPKIFMGYSDVSALLTWFADAARLVTFHGPMVTKDFAAEDGLHVPSWAAATVGKERWEIAPVPGSGVTPLVEGRAQGILYGGCLSILVASLGTPYEIKTEGTILFLEDVNVKPFQVDRMLMQLKLAGKLRGVRGLLFGEMPGCQQQPEQPYTLAQVLQRVVGDLGIPVAYGLRSGHVERENITLPIGVRASLDVKKEVRLAVLEAATIAAPAAKPAPVAPAPQS, encoded by the coding sequence ATGGCTGCCGCCGAAAAGCCTCGCCTCAAGCCGCCCGCCCTCCGTCCCGGCGACACCGTGGGCATCATCGCTCCCGGCAGCCCCATCCAGCGCAACCTGCTCGACGCCGGATGCCTCGCCCTGTGGCGGCTGGGCTACAAGCCCTTCTACCTGGACTCCATCTTCGACCAGGACCTCTACTTCGCCGGCAAGGTGCGCCGGCGCGCGCGCGAGCTGGAAGAGATGTTCACCCGCGAGGAGGTGCGCGCGGTGCTGTGCGCGCGCGGCGGCTACGGCTGCAACTACCTGCTGCCGGAGCTGGACCTCGACAAGATCGCCGCCCATCCCAAGATCTTCATGGGCTACAGCGACGTCAGCGCGCTGCTCACCTGGTTCGCCGACGCCGCCCGCCTGGTCACCTTCCACGGCCCCATGGTCACCAAGGACTTCGCCGCCGAAGACGGCCTGCACGTCCCTTCCTGGGCGGCCGCCACCGTCGGCAAGGAGCGCTGGGAGATCGCGCCTGTCCCCGGTTCCGGCGTGACCCCGCTGGTCGAGGGCCGCGCCCAGGGCATCCTCTACGGCGGATGCCTCTCCATCCTGGTGGCCTCGCTGGGCACGCCCTACGAGATCAAGACTGAGGGCACCATCCTCTTCCTGGAAGACGTGAACGTGAAGCCCTTCCAGGTGGACCGCATGCTCATGCAGTTGAAGCTGGCGGGCAAGCTCCGAGGCGTGCGCGGCCTGCTCTTCGGCGAGATGCCGGGATGCCAGCAGCAGCCCGAGCAGCCCTACACCCTGGCGCAGGTGCTGCAGCGGGTGGTGGGCGATCTGGGGATCCCGGTGGCCTACGGCCTGCGCTCCGGCCACGTGGAGCGGGAGAACATCACGCTGCCCATCGGCGTGCGCGCCTCTCTGGACGTCAAGAAAGAAGTGCGGCTGGCGGTGCTGGAGGCGGCGACCATCGCCGCGCCCGCAGCCAAGCCGGCCCCGGTCGCGCCCGCGCCGCAGTCATGA